In Selenomonas dianae, a genomic segment contains:
- a CDS encoding FecCD family ABC transporter permease: MRAENAHPSDTAPSASPVTDGQKVYEAITKRKVLVVLLLLLGTAAGFFLNLIAGSSDIGLREAAIVLTGGSVDPTTDTVIRSIRLPMAVMAILAGVAFAVGGCEMQTILGNPMASPYTLGISSAAAFGAAAGIVLQVRIDLLPPNLIVTTNAFAFSLVAAFLIYRFAAWQQSSRNTIILFGIALNFIFNSLTMFLQYIADENKLQSIVFWTFGSLAKASWDKALILCAITLLTLLFLHRRAWQLTALVLQDARALSLGVNVPQLRRQVIILISLLTATTVSFVGTIGFLGLAAPHLARGLVGEDHRYLLPASALFGAFLLSVASLLSKMLIPGTLLPIGLITSILGIPFFVLLIFTAGRRYS; this comes from the coding sequence ATGAGGGCAGAAAATGCGCATCCTTCGGACACGGCACCCTCTGCCTCCCCCGTCACCGACGGGCAAAAAGTCTACGAAGCCATTACCAAAAGGAAAGTCCTCGTCGTCCTCCTGCTGCTCCTCGGGACGGCGGCGGGCTTCTTCCTCAACCTCATCGCCGGCTCCTCCGACATCGGTCTGCGGGAAGCCGCCATCGTCCTCACGGGCGGCAGCGTCGATCCCACCACCGATACCGTCATCCGCAGCATCCGCCTCCCCATGGCGGTGATGGCGATCCTCGCAGGTGTCGCTTTCGCCGTCGGGGGCTGTGAGATGCAGACCATCCTGGGGAATCCGATGGCAAGCCCCTATACGCTCGGCATATCATCGGCGGCGGCGTTCGGTGCAGCGGCGGGGATCGTCCTGCAGGTGCGTATCGATCTGCTGCCGCCCAACCTCATCGTTACAACAAACGCCTTTGCCTTCTCCCTCGTGGCGGCGTTTCTCATCTATCGCTTTGCAGCGTGGCAGCAAAGCAGCCGCAACACCATCATCCTCTTTGGCATTGCGCTGAATTTCATCTTCAACTCCCTCACCATGTTCCTCCAGTACATCGCCGACGAAAACAAACTCCAAAGCATCGTCTTCTGGACCTTTGGCAGTCTGGCGAAAGCCTCATGGGACAAGGCTCTCATCCTTTGCGCCATCACCCTTTTGACCCTGCTCTTTCTCCATCGCCGCGCTTGGCAGCTCACCGCCCTCGTCCTCCAAGATGCCAGGGCGCTCAGTCTCGGGGTCAACGTCCCGCAGCTGCGGCGGCAGGTCATCATCCTCATCTCCCTCCTGACAGCGACCACCGTCTCTTTCGTCGGTACGATCGGCTTTTTGGGGCTGGCCGCCCCCCACTTGGCCCGTGGTCTGGTCGGGGAGGATCATCGCTATCTGCTGCCCGCCTCGGCGCTCTTCGGCGCCTTTCTCCTCTCGGTCGCCTCCCTCCTCTCCAAGATGCTGATTCCCGGTACATTGCTGCCCATCGGGCTCATCACCTCCATCTTGGGCATCCCTTTCTTCGTGCTCCTCATCTTTACGGCGGGGAGGCGTTATTCATGA
- a CDS encoding ABC transporter substrate-binding protein, with protein MKKIYTLLCLALLCIFVLTGCTSETASEDKAEQKTVTVTDAAGRSVTLKQPIRSYAISTFDLIDFIVPLKGEEAFAMLKGVGDSGGKKSYDKVYEPRFPQYKDQWKIISPHNAPFDVEAILTAKPDVLIVNSAMQGHMHAMDIEPRLTEAGIALLLVDVPGTSPQSAQDLYRLLGEVFGEPEKASEVASFLDQQYADLQAGLAKVSGPKPLVYYEKSGSAEIFGPSSRSNVSGWGTLITRAGGENLADRAGAGKPVDGPPGSVSLDPEYILTSDPDFIFLSGTSPMGLGAPPEESIKDRFSIVSRPGWDRLKAVKNKNVYEYQHELARTTCVFYPMLSFAKLFYPEAFANIDPEARLAEFYDRFMLIKSSDGLWKMRLP; from the coding sequence ATGAAAAAGATATACACACTCCTGTGCCTTGCCCTCCTGTGCATCTTCGTCCTCACAGGCTGCACCAGCGAAACGGCATCCGAGGACAAGGCGGAGCAAAAGACTGTGACCGTCACCGACGCCGCCGGGCGGAGTGTGACGCTGAAACAGCCCATCCGAAGCTACGCCATCAGCACCTTTGACCTCATCGACTTCATCGTCCCGCTGAAAGGGGAGGAAGCCTTTGCCATGCTGAAGGGCGTCGGGGATTCCGGCGGGAAAAAAAGCTACGATAAAGTCTATGAGCCGCGCTTTCCCCAGTACAAGGATCAATGGAAGATCATCTCTCCCCACAACGCTCCCTTCGACGTGGAGGCGATTCTGACCGCGAAGCCCGATGTCCTGATCGTGAACTCCGCCATGCAGGGACATATGCACGCCATGGACATCGAGCCGCGCCTCACGGAGGCAGGCATCGCACTGCTCCTGGTCGATGTTCCGGGCACGAGCCCCCAATCGGCACAGGATCTCTATCGGCTCTTGGGAGAGGTCTTTGGTGAACCGGAAAAGGCGAGCGAGGTGGCCTCCTTTTTGGATCAGCAATATGCCGATCTACAGGCAGGTCTCGCGAAGGTCAGCGGTCCAAAGCCCCTGGTCTACTACGAAAAATCCGGCTCCGCCGAAATCTTTGGCCCGTCCAGTCGCAGCAATGTCTCCGGCTGGGGGACGCTCATCACGCGCGCGGGCGGCGAAAATCTGGCCGATCGCGCAGGTGCGGGAAAACCGGTGGACGGTCCCCCGGGTTCTGTGAGCTTGGATCCCGAATACATACTGACCTCCGACCCCGATTTCATCTTCCTCAGCGGCACCTCGCCCATGGGACTGGGCGCGCCTCCCGAGGAGTCTATCAAAGATCGGTTCAGCATCGTAAGCCGCCCCGGCTGGGATCGTCTGAAGGCGGTCAAAAACAAGAACGTCTACGAGTACCAGCATGAGCTTGCCCGCACCACCTGTGTCTTTTATCCGATGCTGAGTTTCGCCAAACTCTTTTACCCCGAGGCATTTGCCAATATTGATCCGGAAGCGCGCCTCGCGGAATTCTATGATCGCTTCATGCTCATCAAGAGCAGTGACGGCCTGTGGAAGATGCGACTGCCATGA
- a CDS encoding ABC transporter ATP-binding protein, with product MIRVENMSFGYAKDRMIFSDLSLRFHARVNAIIGPNAAGKSTFLKCLFGLLPASGKILCNDRDLQRMSHEEKMARIAYLPQEETKAGGFTVFEAVLLGRLPRLHWKVTAEDTDAVMEVLSLLHLEQLSLVPFARLSGGQQKLVSIAQTLVRKPQIVLMDEPTNSLDLQKQLELCETVRAISHAYDITFIIVLHDLGLAARFADEAFVFSPWGGLYAHGKPSDVIHTAMLREVYGVDAEVLQDETGIPIVAARASLRTAGGEKRAADP from the coding sequence ATGATCCGCGTGGAAAACATGAGCTTCGGCTATGCCAAAGACCGCATGATCTTTTCGGATCTTTCCCTCCGCTTTCATGCGCGCGTCAACGCGATCATCGGCCCCAATGCCGCCGGCAAATCCACCTTCCTCAAGTGCCTCTTCGGTCTCCTGCCCGCCTCGGGCAAGATCCTCTGCAATGATCGCGACCTGCAGCGTATGAGCCACGAAGAAAAAATGGCGCGCATCGCCTACCTGCCGCAGGAGGAAACGAAAGCCGGCGGGTTCACCGTCTTTGAGGCGGTGCTGCTGGGGCGTCTGCCGCGTCTGCATTGGAAAGTGACGGCGGAAGACACGGACGCCGTCATGGAAGTCCTCTCCTTGCTCCATTTGGAACAACTCTCCCTCGTTCCCTTTGCGCGGCTCTCCGGCGGACAGCAAAAGCTCGTCTCCATCGCCCAGACATTGGTGCGAAAGCCACAGATCGTCCTCATGGACGAGCCTACCAACAGCCTCGACCTGCAAAAACAGTTGGAGCTTTGTGAAACAGTGCGAGCCATCAGCCACGCCTATGACATCACCTTCATCATCGTGCTGCACGATTTGGGCTTGGCCGCCCGTTTTGCCGACGAGGCATTCGTCTTTTCCCCGTGGGGCGGGCTGTACGCCCACGGCAAGCCGTCCGATGTCATTCATACCGCGATGCTGCGGGAAGTCTACGGCGTAGACGCAGAGGTTCTACAGGACGAAACGGGCATTCCCATCGTCGCTGCGCGGGCATCCCTGCGCACCGCCGGTGGTGAAAAACGGGCGGCTGATCCATAA
- a CDS encoding TonB-dependent receptor domain-containing protein yields MSYELGWRAQFGEKTAVGVTGFYYDIDDFLNIQFKGGLLPPIVYNVGNVKVKGVELTGEHRFNPHWAASAGYTRQNTSKSGDRFDAPLKGMPESTFHAGLRWDNLHGWQSALDLRYIGAISTSSDSDYISPYVVADLTVSYAFKSHIINFAVNNLFDRYYEQTRDFRQPGINYNLSYQYTF; encoded by the coding sequence ATGAGCTACGAGCTCGGATGGCGGGCGCAGTTCGGAGAGAAAACGGCGGTAGGCGTCACCGGATTCTACTACGACATCGACGATTTTCTGAACATCCAGTTCAAGGGAGGACTTCTGCCGCCCATCGTCTACAACGTCGGCAATGTCAAGGTGAAGGGCGTCGAGCTCACCGGCGAGCATCGTTTCAACCCCCACTGGGCCGCGAGCGCCGGGTATACGCGGCAGAACACGAGCAAGAGCGGCGATCGCTTTGATGCGCCGCTGAAGGGAATGCCGGAGTCCACCTTCCATGCGGGGCTTCGCTGGGACAACCTTCACGGCTGGCAGTCGGCATTGGATCTGCGCTACATCGGCGCCATCTCAACGTCCTCGGACAGCGACTACATCTCGCCCTATGTGGTGGCGGATCTGACCGTATCCTACGCCTTCAAATCCCACATCATCAATTTTGCCGTCAACAACCTCTTTGACCGCTACTACGAGCAGACGCGTGATTTCCGTCAGCCCGGCATCAATTACAATCTCTCATATCAGTACACCTTCTAA
- a CDS encoding CYTH domain-containing protein, protein MGVEIERKFKVKNSFRPTGVGTPMAQGYLSRDPKRTVRIRMAGIQGFLTIKGETHGASRCEYEYEIPPDEAQELLALCDAPPLEKTRYVENVAGFRWEVDVFHGANEGLVVAEIELTDEAQEFPLPAWAGAEVTGVRRYYNAALIAHPYRAWSAEERAY, encoded by the coding sequence ATGGGTGTTGAAATCGAACGAAAATTCAAGGTAAAAAATTCCTTCCGTCCGACCGGTGTCGGAACGCCGATGGCACAGGGCTATCTCTCACGTGATCCGAAACGAACCGTACGAATCCGAATGGCAGGTATACAGGGATTCCTCACGATCAAGGGGGAAACACACGGCGCATCGCGGTGCGAGTACGAGTACGAGATCCCGCCCGACGAGGCACAGGAACTGCTCGCGCTCTGCGACGCCCCCCCACTGGAAAAAACGCGCTATGTGGAAAACGTCGCGGGATTTCGCTGGGAGGTGGACGTGTTTCATGGGGCGAACGAGGGGCTGGTCGTCGCCGAGATCGAGCTGACCGACGAGGCGCAGGAGTTCCCCCTGCCCGCATGGGCGGGCGCAGAGGTGACGGGCGTACGCCGCTACTACAATGCCGCGCTCATCGCCCATCCCTACCGCGCATGGAGCGCAGAGGAGCGGGCGTACTGA
- a CDS encoding NAD(P)-dependent malic enzyme, with amino-acid sequence MASKFDAEALELHKRYHGKFEIHPTVPLGTRDDLSRAYTPGVAAPCLAIKENPEEIYDYTTKGNMVAVVTNGTAVLGLGNIGAGAGLPVMEGKSILFKGFAGVDSVPVCVNSQKVEDVVRVCQLIAPTYGGINLEDIKAPQCFDIENELKKTLDIPVFHDDQHGTAIVVVSALLNAYKYLDKDLRTAKIVINGAGAAGQAIARLLFAYGIKTVVLCDTTGAVYEGRKENMNPYKDALAKVSNRQKEKGTLAEVIKGKDIFIGVSAPGSLTQDMIKSMSADPVIMAMANPVPEILPDEAKAAGARIVCTGRSDFPNQVNNLLAFPGIFRGALDVRAKEINDEMKIAAANAIASLIPECELNETNIIASPLDPRVAPTVAAAVAKAALDTGVARLTDITPEAVAAHTRELLGHTIA; translated from the coding sequence ATGGCAAGCAAATTTGATGCAGAGGCACTGGAGCTTCATAAGCGGTATCACGGCAAATTCGAGATTCATCCGACCGTTCCGCTCGGCACGCGCGACGACCTCAGCCGCGCCTACACCCCGGGCGTCGCGGCACCGTGTCTGGCGATCAAGGAGAACCCCGAGGAGATCTACGACTACACGACCAAGGGCAACATGGTCGCCGTCGTCACGAACGGCACCGCCGTCCTCGGGCTCGGCAACATCGGCGCGGGTGCAGGACTGCCCGTCATGGAAGGGAAATCCATCCTCTTTAAGGGCTTTGCGGGCGTGGACTCCGTCCCTGTCTGCGTGAACAGCCAGAAGGTAGAGGATGTGGTGAGAGTCTGCCAGCTCATCGCCCCCACCTACGGCGGCATCAACCTTGAGGACATCAAGGCGCCCCAGTGCTTTGACATCGAAAACGAGCTGAAGAAGACCCTCGACATCCCCGTGTTCCACGACGACCAGCACGGCACGGCAATCGTCGTCGTCTCCGCACTGCTCAACGCGTACAAGTACCTCGACAAGGATCTGCGCACGGCGAAGATCGTCATCAACGGCGCGGGTGCGGCAGGACAGGCGATCGCACGCCTCCTCTTTGCCTACGGCATCAAGACCGTTGTCCTCTGCGACACGACGGGCGCCGTCTACGAGGGGCGCAAGGAGAACATGAACCCGTACAAGGATGCGCTCGCCAAGGTCTCCAACCGTCAGAAGGAAAAGGGGACGCTCGCCGAGGTTATCAAGGGCAAGGACATCTTCATCGGTGTTTCCGCGCCCGGCAGCCTCACACAGGACATGATCAAGAGCATGAGCGCGGATCCCGTCATCATGGCGATGGCGAACCCCGTCCCCGAGATCCTGCCCGACGAGGCAAAGGCGGCGGGCGCACGCATCGTCTGCACGGGACGCTCCGACTTCCCGAACCAGGTCAACAACCTCCTCGCATTCCCCGGCATCTTCCGCGGGGCGCTCGACGTGCGTGCCAAGGAGATCAACGATGAGATGAAGATCGCCGCTGCGAACGCCATCGCCTCCCTCATCCCCGAGTGCGAGTTGAACGAAACGAACATCATCGCAAGCCCGCTCGACCCGCGCGTCGCCCCGACCGTCGCCGCCGCCGTCGCCAAGGCTGCGCTCGACACCGGCGTCGCCCGCCTGACGGACATCACCCCCGAGGCGGTCGCCGCGCATACGCGCGAACTGCTCGGACATACGATTGCCTGA
- a CDS encoding O-linked N-acetylglucosamine transferase, SPINDLY family protein: MKNIAAQRQEMLMRANALYEAKEYARAEEAAAELLAVLPEDAEMRYIRAAALTGLERYDEARTEIARLRTIRPDHAGAARQEVYIDRAEGKFCTAIRHLRTLIAALEQKIAAGDNIAYHTVFLASAYSLLGEALTLTGESAAAVDAFRASSRLETTREKKAIEYSNALFAANYLPAGLRSDAAELARGYGALYADVRPLSCAADAARGHERIRIGYISPDLRTHPVGTLMRPLLFLYDRTRFSVHCYMNGAEDALSHAFRAAVDVWRNIQGMPAEEVAARVRADEIDILVDLAGHTKDNCLPVLAHKPAPVQVTGIGYFNTTGLPAVDYMLSDVHVDPIGTADPAFTEEMIRLPHSHFCYVLPEELPPVAPPPSQKNGCVTFGSFNNFSKVTDEVLHLWKEVLDAVPRSRLLVKSKLFASAEGRELAAERFTRCGIPTGRVEMRPFSRDHLAEYGDMDIALDTFPYTGGITTCEALAMGVPVITLCGRDHGARFGESLLRNANLAELIADTPAAYVQIAATLASAPETLAALRANLRTILAHAPLTDARTYVRDVEAAYAEIWERFVRAAGRM; the protein is encoded by the coding sequence GTGAAGAACATAGCGGCGCAGCGGCAGGAGATGCTGATGCGGGCGAATGCGCTGTACGAGGCAAAGGAGTACGCACGCGCGGAAGAGGCGGCGGCGGAGCTGCTCGCCGTACTGCCCGAGGATGCGGAGATGCGCTACATCCGTGCGGCGGCGCTGACGGGGCTGGAGCGCTACGACGAGGCGCGTACGGAGATCGCACGCCTCCGCACGATCCGCCCCGACCATGCGGGCGCGGCGCGACAGGAGGTCTACATCGACCGTGCGGAGGGGAAGTTCTGCACCGCGATCCGCCATCTGCGCACCTTGATCGCCGCGCTCGAACAAAAAATTGCCGCAGGGGACAACATTGCCTATCATACGGTCTTTCTCGCGAGTGCCTACAGCCTCCTCGGCGAGGCGCTGACGCTCACGGGGGAGAGTGCGGCGGCGGTCGATGCCTTCCGCGCATCGAGCCGTCTCGAAACGACGCGTGAAAAAAAGGCGATTGAGTACAGCAACGCGCTCTTTGCCGCGAACTATCTACCCGCAGGTCTGCGCTCGGATGCTGCGGAACTGGCACGCGGCTACGGCGCACTCTATGCCGATGTGCGCCCGCTCTCGTGCGCGGCGGACGCTGCACGCGGGCATGAGCGCATCCGCATCGGCTACATCTCGCCCGACCTGCGCACACATCCCGTCGGGACGCTCATGCGGCCGCTCCTTTTTCTCTATGACCGCACGCGCTTTTCCGTCCACTGCTACATGAACGGTGCGGAGGACGCGCTCTCGCACGCATTCCGCGCGGCGGTGGACGTGTGGCGCAACATACAGGGGATGCCCGCAGAGGAGGTCGCGGCACGCGTGCGTGCGGACGAAATCGACATCCTCGTGGATCTCGCGGGACATACGAAGGACAACTGTCTTCCCGTGCTCGCGCACAAGCCCGCGCCTGTGCAGGTGACGGGCATCGGCTACTTCAATACGACGGGTCTGCCTGCGGTTGACTATATGCTTTCGGATGTGCACGTTGACCCCATCGGGACGGCAGATCCCGCCTTTACCGAGGAGATGATCCGTCTGCCGCACAGCCATTTCTGCTATGTGCTGCCCGAGGAGCTTCCCCCCGTCGCTCCGCCGCCGTCGCAGAAAAACGGGTGCGTGACGTTCGGCTCGTTCAACAATTTCAGCAAGGTGACGGACGAGGTGCTGCATCTCTGGAAAGAGGTGCTCGATGCTGTACCGCGCTCGCGTCTGCTTGTCAAGAGCAAGCTGTTCGCGAGTGCGGAGGGCAGAGAGCTCGCGGCGGAGCGTTTCACGCGCTGCGGCATTCCCACCGGACGCGTGGAGATGCGCCCGTTCAGCCGCGACCATCTCGCAGAGTATGGGGATATGGACATCGCACTCGACACATTCCCCTACACGGGCGGCATCACCACCTGCGAGGCTCTGGCGATGGGCGTGCCTGTCATAACGCTCTGCGGGAGGGATCACGGCGCACGGTTCGGGGAGAGCCTGCTGCGGAATGCGAACCTCGCGGAACTGATCGCCGATACCCCTGCGGCCTATGTGCAGATCGCGGCGACACTCGCATCCGCGCCCGAGACCCTTGCCGCCCTGCGGGCGAATCTGCGCACGATCCTCGCGCACGCACCGCTGACCGACGCCCGCACGTATGTCCGTGACGTGGAGGCGGCGTATGCGGAGATCTGGGAGAGGTTCGTACGCGCTGCGGGCAGAATGTGA
- a CDS encoding LCP family protein — protein MTALPPKRRTTKKRIWPYVLIGVILIFVLAAGAGAFFAQSSLLDRAQKEHKEDLLVAKDKATIMIMGVDERSDDVGRSDTLMVATIDPVRNEASLLSIPRDTRVAIPRNGYDKINAAYAYGGERLTQTTVEDFLGVRIDHYVIINTHAFQKIIDAIGGIDINVEKRMYYEDPWDDDGGLIIDLRPGMQHMDGKTAVTYVRYRDEEGDIGRVRRQQKFMRACVDAVTTPAILPRLPGIISSVIDSVKTDLTVRQMLEFIGTLKESQAKGLRTDMVPGRPLYIDEVSYWIPDMAQLRRGMANSLGITLSSAERSRMERAVREYEDSIPAGATEIPEGDTSVGRAVSADEARDTGSRRKSEREDRDGRDSRKKTSDERSEDEKQGGRDARPGRTDEITSSSETGGRHASTRRSADEPAAQPAAPAPHGTDAQSAPPARGQATAGKEE, from the coding sequence TTGACAGCATTACCACCCAAGAGAAGAACAACGAAAAAACGCATCTGGCCGTATGTCCTGATCGGTGTCATTCTCATCTTCGTCCTCGCCGCCGGTGCCGGCGCTTTTTTCGCGCAGAGCAGTCTGCTCGACCGCGCGCAGAAGGAGCACAAGGAGGATCTGCTGGTCGCAAAGGACAAGGCGACGATCATGATTATGGGCGTGGACGAGCGCAGTGACGATGTCGGGCGCAGCGACACTCTCATGGTCGCCACCATTGATCCCGTCCGCAATGAGGCATCACTTCTCTCCATCCCGCGCGATACGCGCGTGGCGATCCCCCGCAACGGCTATGACAAAATCAACGCCGCCTACGCCTACGGCGGGGAGCGGCTGACGCAGACGACCGTCGAGGACTTCCTCGGTGTGCGCATCGATCACTATGTCATCATCAATACCCACGCCTTCCAGAAGATCATCGACGCCATCGGCGGCATCGACATCAATGTGGAAAAGCGGATGTACTATGAAGATCCGTGGGACGACGACGGCGGGCTCATCATCGACCTGCGTCCGGGGATGCAGCACATGGACGGCAAGACTGCCGTCACCTATGTCCGCTACCGCGACGAGGAGGGGGACATCGGGCGCGTGCGGCGGCAGCAGAAATTTATGCGCGCCTGCGTCGATGCCGTCACTACGCCTGCGATCCTGCCCCGCCTGCCGGGGATCATCAGCAGCGTTATCGACAGCGTCAAGACCGACCTCACCGTACGTCAGATGCTGGAGTTCATCGGTACGCTCAAGGAATCGCAGGCAAAGGGGCTGCGCACCGATATGGTGCCGGGCCGCCCGCTCTACATCGACGAGGTGAGCTACTGGATCCCCGACATGGCGCAGCTGCGGCGCGGCATGGCGAACTCCCTCGGCATCACCCTCAGCAGTGCGGAGCGCAGCCGCATGGAGCGTGCTGTGCGGGAGTACGAGGACTCCATTCCCGCAGGGGCGACCGAGATCCCCGAGGGAGATACCTCCGTCGGGCGTGCCGTCAGTGCCGATGAGGCGCGCGACACGGGCAGCCGCAGAAAGTCCGAGCGGGAGGACAGGGACGGCAGGGACAGCCGCAAGAAAACCTCGGACGAGCGCAGCGAGGACGAGAAACAGGGGGGACGCGATGCCCGTCCCGGACGCACGGACGAGATCACATCCTCCTCAGAGACCGGCGGACGGCACGCGAGCACGCGCCGGAGCGCGGACGAGCCCGCTGCGCAGCCTGCCGCGCCCGCACCGCACGGCACAGATGCGCAGAGTGCACCGCCCGCACGCGGTCAGGCGACAGCGGGCAAGGAGGAATAG
- the gyrA gene encoding DNA gyrase subunit A has product MDLDFGQGRIVPVNLEHEMKNSYIDYAMSVIVARALPDVRDGLKPVHRRILYAMQGSGMTSSKPYKKSARIVGEVLGKYHPHGDTSVYDAIVRMAQDFSMRYMLADGHGNFGSVDGDSAAAMRYTEVRMSKIAELMLRDIDKETVDFTDNYDGSEKEPTVLPAKFPQLLVNGTAGIAVGMATNIPPHNMVEVINGTLMLIDNPETTIEELMGVIKGPDFPTAGLILGTEEIRKAYTTGRGVVKMRARAHIETMSNGKPRIIVTELPYQVNKARLIEKIAELVRDKQIDGITDLRDESDRSGMRIVIELRRDSAPNVILNQLYKHTQLQDSFGIIMLALVDGQPVIMNIKQMLGHYISHQENVITRRTQYELAKAQARAHILEGLTIALDHLDAVITTIRESRTADIARTALMDGFSLTEKQAQAILDLRLQRLTGLEREKIEEEYQEVLRMIEELQGILADRMKVLAIIKNELIEVRDKYGDERRTEITFDASEMDIKDLIAEEDVVVTLTLNNYIKRIPLDTYRRQRRGGVGVKGMGTKETDIVSDLLITTTHNDILFFTNRGRAFVLKAYEIPESGRQAKGTAIVNLLAVESDERITAVIQVKEFKPDRFLFLATKRGVVKKTPLAEFGSIRKSGLKAVNLDEDDELIGVKFTDGENRIMLGTRYGKAIAFPEDGVRSMGRVTRGVRGISLSEGDEVVAMDLLKADSEVLTVTEGGYGKRTPAEEYRTQTRGGKGLINMKVTDKTGPVVGIRVVRENQELMLITTEGIVIRTTVDEISLISRNTQGVKLMTLGESDRVASMATMNRIVDAPGE; this is encoded by the coding sequence TTGGATCTGGATTTTGGACAGGGGCGCATCGTCCCGGTCAACCTCGAACACGAGATGAAGAACTCCTACATCGACTATGCGATGAGCGTCATCGTCGCGCGTGCGCTGCCCGACGTGCGCGACGGTCTGAAGCCCGTACACCGCCGCATCCTCTACGCGATGCAGGGCTCGGGCATGACGAGCAGCAAGCCCTACAAAAAGTCGGCGCGTATCGTCGGTGAAGTGCTCGGTAAATATCACCCGCACGGCGACACCTCCGTCTACGACGCGATCGTCCGCATGGCGCAGGACTTCTCCATGCGCTATATGCTCGCGGACGGCCACGGCAACTTCGGCTCGGTCGACGGCGACTCCGCTGCGGCAATGCGCTACACCGAGGTGCGTATGTCGAAGATTGCGGAGCTGATGCTGCGCGACATCGACAAGGAAACCGTGGATTTTACGGACAACTACGACGGCTCGGAGAAGGAGCCGACCGTCCTGCCCGCGAAATTCCCGCAGCTCCTCGTCAACGGCACGGCGGGCATCGCCGTCGGCATGGCGACGAACATCCCGCCGCACAACATGGTCGAGGTTATCAACGGCACGCTGATGCTCATTGATAACCCTGAAACAACCATTGAAGAGCTGATGGGGGTTATCAAGGGACCCGACTTCCCGACAGCGGGGCTCATCCTCGGCACGGAGGAGATTCGCAAGGCATATACGACGGGACGCGGCGTGGTGAAAATGCGTGCACGCGCCCACATCGAGACGATGAGCAATGGGAAACCGCGCATCATCGTCACCGAGCTCCCGTATCAGGTCAACAAGGCGCGTCTGATCGAGAAGATCGCCGAGCTCGTCCGCGACAAGCAGATCGACGGCATCACGGATCTGCGCGATGAGTCCGACCGCAGCGGTATGCGCATCGTCATTGAGCTGCGCCGCGACAGTGCGCCCAACGTCATACTGAATCAGCTGTATAAGCACACGCAGCTCCAGGACAGCTTCGGCATCATCATGCTCGCCCTCGTGGACGGGCAGCCCGTCATCATGAACATCAAGCAGATGCTCGGGCACTACATCAGCCATCAGGAAAATGTCATCACGCGGCGCACGCAGTACGAGCTGGCAAAGGCACAGGCACGCGCCCACATCCTCGAAGGCCTCACCATTGCCCTCGACCATCTGGACGCTGTCATTACAACGATCCGCGAGAGCCGTACGGCGGACATCGCACGCACGGCACTCATGGATGGGTTCAGCCTCACGGAGAAGCAGGCACAGGCGATCCTCGATCTCAGACTCCAGCGCCTCACGGGTCTGGAGCGCGAGAAGATCGAGGAGGAGTACCAAGAGGTACTGCGCATGATCGAGGAGCTGCAGGGCATCCTCGCCGACCGCATGAAGGTGCTCGCCATCATCAAGAACGAACTCATCGAGGTACGCGACAAGTACGGCGACGAACGCCGCACGGAGATCACCTTCGACGCGAGCGAGATGGACATCAAGGATCTCATCGCCGAGGAGGATGTCGTCGTCACGCTCACACTGAACAACTACATCAAGCGCATCCCTCTGGACACCTACCGCCGTCAGCGGCGCGGCGGGGTCGGCGTGAAGGGGATGGGGACGAAGGAGACGGACATCGTCAGCGACCTCCTCATTACCACGACGCACAACGACATCCTCTTCTTTACCAACCGCGGGCGGGCGTTCGTGCTGAAGGCGTACGAGATCCCCGAGAGCGGACGGCAGGCGAAGGGGACGGCGATCGTCAACCTCCTCGCCGTCGAATCCGACGAGCGCATCACGGCGGTTATCCAGGTCAAGGAGTTCAAACCCGACCGCTTCCTCTTCCTCGCAACGAAGCGCGGCGTGGTGAAAAAGACCCCGCTCGCCGAGTTCGGTAGCATTCGTAAGAGCGGTCTGAAGGCGGTCAACCTCGACGAGGACGACGAACTCATCGGCGTAAAATTCACCGACGGCGAGAACCGCATCATGCTCGGCACGCGCTACGGCAAGGCGATTGCCTTCCCCGAGGACGGCGTGCGCTCCATGGGGCGCGTCACGCGCGGCGTGCGCGGCATAAGTCTCAGCGAGGGGGATGAGGTCGTCGCGATGGATCTTTTGAAAGCGGATTCCGAGGTGCTCACCGTCACCGAGGGCGGCTACGGCAAGCGCACCCCCGCCGAGGAGTACCGCACGCAGACGCGCGGCGGCAAGGGGCTCATCAATATGAAGGTCACGGACAAGACTGGTCCCGTCGTCGGCATCCGTGTCGTCCGTGAGAACCAGGAGCTCATGCTCATCACCACCGAGGGCATTGTGATCCGCACGACGGTGGACGAGATCTCCCTCATCAGCCGCAATACGCAGGGCGTGAAGCTCATGACCCTCGGCGAGAGCGACCGCGTCGCCTCGATGGCGACGATGAACCGCATCGTCGATGCGCCGGGCGAGTAG